Genomic DNA from Segatella copri:
GGACATAACAAACAATTTTCCCAAAAAATGATGGTAATCTCGAATATTCTTTCTATTTTTGCAGAAATATTCGATGAATCTTTAGAAAGTGAGGCTCTTTATGGGTAGTAGAGATGAAAAAGATAAAACGAAAGTAAGGAAGGAAAAGCTGGCAGGCTATTTCTTTAATTTATCTCAGTTAACGTTTACTGGAACTGGGGTTGGTGGTATTGCTCCAATTCTGCAAGGAGAGTTTGGAGTTAAAAATTATGTAGTAATTATATTTGGTATAGTAATGACCTTCATTTTTGCGGGCATTGCTAATCGAATTTTAAAATATTAAGTTATGGAAGTTTACAATGGACTATTGTTTTTCTTTGTGGTTGGAACAATCATAGGTGGAAGCTTTCTTGCCTGGACTTACACAAAGCCAGGTAAAAAGTGGCTTAAGGAGTTATAATCCGATGGAATATACAATCAATATCAAGGGGCGCTTGATGGATTTGAGTACCCCTCAGGTGATGGGCATCCTGAACGTTACGCCCGACAGTTTCTACTCTGGCAGTAGAAAACAGACAGAAATGGAGATAGCTCAGAGAGCTAATCAGATTATAGAAGAAGGTGGAAGCATCATTGATGTGGGCGCTTTCTCCACCCGTCCCGGTGCCGATGAAGTATCGGAAGAGGAGGAGGGAAGACGCCTGAAGTTCGCTCTCGACATCGTTCGCAGGGAGCAACCGGATGCTGCCGTCTCCGTAGATACCTATCGCCCTACCTTGGCGCGTAAGTGTATCGAGGAGTGGGGAGCTGACATCATCAACGATGTATCAGAAGGTGGAATTACAGGCATCACCAATGTACCGCTGGAGCAGAGACAGGAGGAATATCCTGAAATGTTCCGTGTGGTGGGCGAACTGAAGGTACCTTATATATTAATGTCAGTGCAGCCTACACTCGAAACGATGATGAAGGGCTTTGCAAAAGAGGTGCAGCAGTTGCGCGACCTGGGAGCCAAGGACATCATCCTCGACCCGGGCTTCGGCTTCGGCAAGAATCTCATCCAGAATTATCAGATTTATAATGAGATGGAGAAGTTGAACGTGATGGAACTTCCGGTTCTGGTAGGCATCTCCCGCAAGAGTATGATATACAAGCTGCTGGGTGGAGATGCTACGACATCGCTCAATGGAACTTCCGTGCTCGACACCATCGCTCTGATGAAGGGCGCCAGCATCCTCAGAGTGCACGATGTGAAAGAAGCTGCTGAGGCTGTGAAGATAATAGAAGCAATGAAGGAGGGACG
This window encodes:
- the folP gene encoding dihydropteroate synthase — encoded protein: MEYTINIKGRLMDLSTPQVMGILNVTPDSFYSGSRKQTEMEIAQRANQIIEEGGSIIDVGAFSTRPGADEVSEEEEGRRLKFALDIVRREQPDAAVSVDTYRPTLARKCIEEWGADIINDVSEGGITGITNVPLEQRQEEYPEMFRVVGELKVPYILMSVQPTLETMMKGFAKEVQQLRDLGAKDIILDPGFGFGKNLIQNYQIYNEMEKLNVMELPVLVGISRKSMIYKLLGGDATTSLNGTSVLDTIALMKGASILRVHDVKEAAEAVKIIEAMKEGRT